In Enterobacter cloacae, the following are encoded in one genomic region:
- a CDS encoding ribonucleoside-diphosphate reductase: MATTTAERVIQAIPDYHALNAMLNLYDRDGRIQFGKDHDAVDAFFAAHVRPNSVTFAHPNERLDYLVKEGYYEERVLARYDRAFVVMLFEKAHASGFRFQTFLGAWKYYTSYTLKTFDGKRYLESFEDRVVMVALTLAQGDEALAERLTDEILSGRFQPATPTFLNCGKAQRGELVSCFLLRIEDNMESIGRAVNSALQLSKRGGGVAFLLSNLREAGAPIKRIENQSSGVIPVMKMLEDAFSYANQLGARQGAGAVYLHAHHPDILRFLDTKRENADEKIRIKTLSLGVVIPDVTFTLAKENADMALFSPYDIERIYGKAFGDVAISELYDELVADDRIRKTTINARDFFLRLAEIQFESGYPYIMYEDTVNRANPIAGRINMSNLCSEILQVNSASTYDENLDYAGIGKDISCNLGSLNIAHTMDSPDFGRTVETAIRGLTAVSDMSHIRSVPSVEAGNAASHAIGLGQMNLHGYLAREGIAYGSPEGLDFTNLYFYTITWHALHTSMQLARERNQRFAGFELSRYASGEYFSQYLEGSWTPKTEKVRALFTRAGITLPTHEMWQQLRDDVMHHGIYNQNLQAVPPTGSISYINHATSSIHPIVSKIEIRKEGKTGRVYYPAPFMTNENLALYQDAYEIGPEKIIDTYAEATKHVDQGLSLTLFFPDTATTRDINKAQIYAWKKGIKTLYYIRLRQLALEGTEIEGCVSCAL, encoded by the coding sequence TTGGCAACGACAACCGCAGAACGCGTAATTCAGGCGATACCGGATTACCACGCACTAAACGCGATGCTTAACCTCTACGATCGCGATGGCCGTATCCAGTTTGGCAAAGACCATGATGCGGTGGACGCCTTTTTTGCCGCCCATGTCCGCCCAAACAGCGTGACGTTTGCACACCCAAATGAACGTCTCGACTACCTGGTCAAAGAGGGGTATTACGAAGAGCGGGTACTCGCCCGCTATGACCGCGCCTTTGTGGTGATGCTGTTTGAGAAGGCCCATGCCAGCGGTTTTCGTTTCCAGACGTTCCTGGGTGCATGGAAGTACTACACCAGCTATACCCTGAAAACCTTCGACGGCAAACGCTATCTCGAGAGTTTTGAGGATCGCGTGGTGATGGTGGCGCTCACGCTGGCTCAGGGTGATGAAGCGCTGGCAGAACGTTTAACGGATGAGATCCTGTCAGGTCGTTTCCAGCCCGCCACACCGACCTTCCTCAACTGCGGCAAAGCCCAGCGCGGCGAGCTTGTTTCCTGCTTCCTGCTGCGTATCGAAGACAATATGGAGTCGATTGGCCGCGCGGTGAACTCGGCGCTGCAGCTGTCTAAACGCGGTGGCGGCGTGGCGTTTTTGCTCTCTAACCTGCGCGAAGCGGGTGCGCCAATTAAGCGCATTGAAAACCAGTCCTCCGGCGTCATCCCGGTGATGAAAATGCTGGAAGATGCCTTCTCCTATGCCAACCAGCTTGGCGCACGTCAGGGCGCGGGCGCGGTCTATCTGCATGCGCATCACCCGGACATTCTGCGTTTTCTGGATACCAAACGCGAAAACGCCGACGAAAAAATCCGTATCAAAACCCTGTCACTGGGTGTCGTGATCCCGGATGTCACCTTTACGCTCGCGAAAGAGAATGCGGACATGGCACTCTTCTCGCCGTATGACATTGAACGCATTTACGGCAAAGCCTTTGGCGATGTGGCGATAAGCGAGCTTTACGATGAGCTGGTTGCCGATGACCGCATCCGCAAAACGACCATCAACGCCCGCGACTTCTTCCTGCGGCTGGCGGAAATTCAGTTTGAATCCGGCTATCCCTACATCATGTACGAAGACACGGTAAACCGCGCAAATCCGATTGCCGGGCGCATTAATATGAGCAACCTGTGCTCGGAAATTTTACAGGTCAACAGCGCGTCCACCTATGATGAAAACCTGGACTATGCGGGCATCGGTAAAGATATCTCCTGCAACCTCGGGTCGCTGAACATTGCCCACACAATGGATTCACCGGATTTTGGTCGCACGGTGGAAACCGCCATTCGCGGGCTGACGGCAGTGTCGGACATGAGCCACATTCGCAGTGTGCCGTCCGTTGAAGCGGGTAACGCCGCGTCGCACGCCATTGGTCTGGGGCAGATGAACCTTCATGGCTACCTGGCGCGGGAAGGTATCGCTTACGGTAGCCCCGAAGGGCTGGATTTCACCAACCTCTATTTCTACACCATCACCTGGCATGCGCTGCATACCTCGATGCAGCTGGCACGCGAGCGCAACCAGCGCTTCGCAGGTTTTGAACTGTCGCGCTATGCCAGCGGCGAGTACTTCAGTCAGTATCTCGAAGGCAGCTGGACGCCGAAAACAGAGAAAGTGCGGGCGCTGTTTACCCGCGCGGGGATAACGCTTCCTACGCACGAGATGTGGCAGCAACTGCGTGACGATGTGATGCACCACGGTATCTATAACCAGAATTTGCAGGCGGTGCCGCCGACGGGGTCTATCTCGTACATCAACCACGCCACGTCGAGCATCCACCCGATTGTGTCGAAAATTGAGATCCGTAAGGAAGGCAAAACCGGGCGCGTTTACTACCCTGCCCCGTTTATGACCAACGAGAATCTTGCGCTCTATCAGGACGCCTACGAAATCGGCCCGGAGAAGATCATCGATACCTACGCTGAGGCGACAAAACACGTGGATCAGGGGTTGTCGCTGACGCTCTTTTTCCCGGACACCGCCACCACGCGCGATATCAACAAAGCGCAGATTTATGCCTGGAAGAAGGGCATCAAGACGCTCTACTACATTCGCCTGCGCCAGCTTGCGCTGGAAGGCACTGAAATTGAAGGCTGCGTGTCCTGCGCGCTGTAA
- a CDS encoding ribonucleoside-diphosphate reductase subunit beta — translation MKLSLVSAVNWNKIQDDKDLEVWNRLTSNFWLPEKVPLSNDIPAWQTLSHAEQQLTIRVFTGLTLLDTLQNSVGAPALMTDALTPHEEAVMSNICFMEAVHARSYSSIFSTLCQTKDVDAAYSWSEESNALQRKAKLVLEYYQADEPLKKKIASVFLESFLFYSGFWLPMYWSSRGKLTNTADLIRLIIRDEAVHGYYIGYKYQKGLEKVSEEKREELKGFALDLLMDLYDNELSYTAELYTGSGWEEDVKAFLCYNANKALMNLGYEALFPPEMAEVNPAILAALSPNADENHDFFSGSGSSYVMGKAVETEDKDWDF, via the coding sequence ATGAAACTGTCACTTGTCAGTGCCGTTAACTGGAACAAAATCCAGGATGATAAAGACCTGGAGGTGTGGAATCGCCTGACCAGCAACTTCTGGCTACCAGAAAAAGTACCGCTCTCCAACGATATTCCGGCCTGGCAAACGCTAAGTCATGCCGAGCAGCAACTGACGATCCGCGTCTTTACCGGCCTGACGCTGCTGGACACCCTTCAGAACAGCGTGGGTGCGCCCGCGCTGATGACCGATGCGCTGACACCGCATGAAGAGGCGGTTATGTCGAACATCTGCTTTATGGAGGCGGTACATGCCCGCTCCTATAGCTCGATTTTCTCCACGCTTTGCCAGACCAAAGATGTGGATGCCGCCTACAGCTGGAGTGAAGAAAGCAACGCTTTGCAGCGTAAGGCGAAACTGGTACTGGAGTATTATCAGGCCGACGAGCCGCTGAAGAAGAAAATCGCCAGCGTGTTTCTGGAGTCTTTTCTCTTTTATTCCGGCTTCTGGCTGCCGATGTACTGGTCGAGCCGTGGCAAGCTAACCAACACCGCAGATTTGATTCGTCTCATCATTCGTGATGAAGCGGTTCACGGGTATTACATTGGCTATAAGTACCAGAAAGGGCTGGAGAAAGTTAGCGAGGAAAAGCGTGAGGAGTTGAAAGGTTTTGCGCTCGATTTACTGATGGATCTTTACGACAACGAGCTGAGCTATACCGCAGAGCTGTACACTGGAAGCGGCTGGGAGGAGGATGTGAAAGCATTCCTTTGCTACAACGCCAACAAGGCGCTGATGAACCTCGGCTACGAAGCACTGTTCCCGCCAGAAATGGCGGAAGTAAACCCGGCGATTCTGGCGGCGCTGTCGCCGAATGCCGATGAAAACCACGACTTCTTCTCCGGGTCTGGCTCATCGTATGTGATGGGCAAAGCGGTAGAGACTGAAGATAAGGATTGGGATTTTTAA
- the proV gene encoding glycine betaine/L-proline ABC transporter ATP-binding protein, which translates to MAIKLEVKNLYKVFGEHPQRAFKYIEKGLSKEQILEKTGLSLGVKDASLAIEEGEIFVIMGLSGSGKSTMVRLLNRLIEPTRGQVLIDGVDIARISDAELREVRRKKIAMVFQSFALMPHMTVLNNTAFGMELAGIAADERQEKALDALRQVGLDNYAHAYPDELSGGMRQRVGLARALAINPDILLMDEAFSALDPLIRTEMQDELVKLQSKHQRTIVFISHDLDEAMRIGDRIAIMQNGEVVQVGTPDEILNNPANDYVRTFFRGVDISQVFSAKDIARRTPNGIIRKTPGFGPRSALKLLQDEDREYGYLVERGNKFVGIVSIDSLKTALSENQGIDAALIDAPLAVDAETPLSELLSHVGQAPCAVPVVGAEHQYVGIISKRMLLQALDREGANNG; encoded by the coding sequence ATGGCAATTAAATTAGAAGTAAAAAATCTTTATAAAGTATTTGGTGAGCATCCGCAACGTGCTTTCAAATATATCGAAAAAGGACTTTCGAAAGAGCAAATTCTGGAAAAAACCGGGCTATCGCTTGGCGTTAAAGACGCCAGTCTGGCCATTGAAGAAGGCGAGATTTTCGTCATCATGGGGTTATCCGGTTCGGGTAAATCCACTATGGTTCGCCTTCTCAATCGCCTGATTGAACCCACCCGTGGACAGGTGCTGATTGATGGTGTGGATATAGCCAGAATATCAGATGCTGAGCTCCGTGAGGTGCGCAGAAAGAAGATTGCGATGGTGTTCCAGTCATTCGCGCTGATGCCGCATATGACGGTATTAAATAATACCGCCTTTGGCATGGAATTAGCAGGCATTGCGGCCGATGAGCGCCAGGAAAAAGCGCTGGATGCATTGCGTCAGGTAGGTCTGGATAATTATGCTCACGCATACCCGGATGAACTTTCCGGCGGGATGCGTCAGCGCGTGGGATTAGCCCGCGCATTAGCCATTAATCCAGACATTTTATTAATGGATGAAGCGTTCTCGGCGCTTGACCCGTTAATTCGTACCGAGATGCAGGATGAGCTGGTAAAATTACAGTCGAAACATCAACGTACCATTGTCTTTATTTCCCACGATCTCGATGAAGCGATGCGTATTGGCGACCGTATTGCCATTATGCAAAATGGTGAGGTGGTGCAGGTCGGCACGCCGGATGAAATTCTGAATAATCCGGCGAATGATTATGTGCGTACCTTCTTCCGCGGCGTGGATATTAGCCAGGTCTTTAGCGCCAAAGATATTGCCCGCCGTACCCCGAACGGCATTATCCGTAAAACACCAGGTTTCGGTCCGCGCTCCGCACTCAAGCTTTTGCAGGATGAAGACCGCGAATACGGTTATCTGGTTGAACGCGGTAATAAATTTGTAGGCATCGTCTCGATTGATTCCCTGAAAACCGCACTGAGCGAAAATCAGGGAATTGATGCGGCGCTAATCGACGCGCCGCTTGCCGTAGATGCCGAAACGCCGCTCAGCGAGTTGCTCTCTCACGTGGGTCAGGCACCGTGTGCCGTGCCGGTAGTGGGTGCAGAACACCAGTACGTCGGCATCATCTCAAAACGCATGTTGCTGCAGGCTTTAGACCGCGAAGGGGCAAACAATGGCTGA
- the proW gene encoding proline/betaine ABC transporter permease ProW, which translates to MADQSNPWGTTEAADSAAQSADAWGSSTPAPADGGSADWLNSAPAPAPEHFNIMDPFHKTLIPLDSWVTEGIDWVVTHFRPVFQGIRVPVDYILNGFQQLMLGMPAPVAIVLFSLIAWQFGSTGMGIATLISLIAIGAIGAWSQAMITLALVLTALLFCVAIGLPMGIWLARSPRAAKIIRPLLDAMQTTPAFVYLVPIVMLFGIGNVPGVVVTIIFALPPIIRLTILGINQVPADLIEASRSFGASPRQMLFKVQLPLAMPTIMAGVNQTLMLALSMVVIASMIAVGGLGQMVLRGIGRLDMGLATVGGVGIVILAIILDRLTQAVGRDSRSRGNRRWYTTGPVGLLTRPFTKY; encoded by the coding sequence ATGGCTGATCAATCGAACCCGTGGGGAACCACTGAGGCAGCGGACAGCGCTGCACAATCTGCCGACGCGTGGGGGTCATCGACACCTGCGCCAGCCGATGGCGGTTCGGCAGACTGGCTCAACAGCGCCCCAGCGCCTGCGCCAGAACACTTCAATATTATGGATCCGTTCCACAAAACGCTGATCCCGCTGGATAGCTGGGTCACGGAAGGGATCGACTGGGTGGTCACCCACTTCCGTCCGGTATTTCAGGGGATCCGCGTCCCGGTGGATTACATCCTGAATGGCTTCCAGCAGCTGATGCTGGGGATGCCCGCACCAGTAGCTATCGTGCTGTTCTCGCTGATCGCCTGGCAGTTTGGCAGCACAGGCATGGGTATCGCTACGTTGATCTCGTTGATTGCCATTGGTGCCATTGGCGCGTGGTCACAGGCGATGATCACCCTGGCGCTGGTCCTGACCGCCCTGCTCTTCTGCGTGGCGATCGGTTTGCCAATGGGGATCTGGCTGGCGCGAAGCCCGCGGGCAGCGAAAATTATTCGTCCGCTGCTGGATGCGATGCAAACCACTCCGGCGTTTGTTTACCTGGTACCAATCGTGATGCTGTTTGGCATCGGTAACGTGCCGGGCGTAGTGGTGACCATTATCTTCGCCCTGCCGCCGATTATTCGTCTGACCATTCTGGGGATTAACCAGGTGCCTGCCGATCTTATCGAGGCATCACGCTCGTTTGGGGCCAGCCCGCGTCAGATGCTGTTTAAAGTCCAGCTCCCGCTGGCCATGCCAACAATTATGGCAGGCGTCAACCAGACGCTGATGCTGGCGCTCTCAATGGTGGTGATCGCCTCGATGATTGCCGTAGGTGGTCTCGGCCAGATGGTACTGCGCGGTATTGGCCGTCTCGATATGGGACTGGCGACCGTGGGCGGCGTAGGCATCGTGATCCTCGCCATTATTCTTGACCGCCTGACCCAGGCTGTCGGTCGTGATTCACGCAGTCGCGGTAACCGTCGCTGGTATACCACCGGCCCTGTCGGATTACTCACCCGTCCATTCACCAAATACTAA
- the proX gene encoding glycine betaine ABC transporter substrate-binding protein — translation MRQNLFFATAFATLVSTSAFAADLPGKGITVQPVQSTISEESFQTLIVSRALEKLGYTVNTPSEVDYNVGYTSIASGDATFTAVNWQPLHDDMYAAAGGDKKFYREGTFVTGAAQGYLIDKKTADQYHITNIEQLKDPKIARLFDTNGDGKADMMGCSPGWGCEAVINHQNKAFDLAKTVDVNHGNYSAMMADTIARFKEGKPVIYYTWTPYWVSDVLKPGKDVVWLQVPFSSLPGEQKDIDTKLPNGMNYGFPVNTMHIVANKAWAEKNPAAAKLFSVMKLPLADINAQNAMMHDGKSSEADVKGHVDGWIKAHQKQFDGWLKEALDAQK, via the coding sequence ATGCGACAGAACCTGTTTTTTGCCACAGCGTTTGCCACCCTGGTCTCCACCAGCGCCTTTGCCGCTGACCTGCCTGGCAAAGGCATTACCGTGCAGCCGGTGCAGAGCACCATTTCGGAAGAGAGTTTCCAGACCCTGATCGTCAGCCGCGCGCTGGAGAAGCTGGGTTATACGGTCAATACGCCGAGTGAAGTAGATTACAACGTGGGCTATACCTCGATTGCCTCCGGGGATGCGACCTTTACCGCCGTGAACTGGCAGCCACTGCACGACGATATGTATGCCGCCGCCGGTGGTGACAAGAAATTCTACCGCGAAGGGACCTTCGTAACCGGTGCAGCGCAGGGTTATCTGATCGACAAGAAAACTGCCGACCAGTATCACATCACCAATATTGAGCAGCTAAAAGATCCGAAGATCGCCAGACTGTTCGACACCAACGGTGACGGTAAAGCCGACATGATGGGCTGCTCGCCGGGCTGGGGTTGTGAAGCGGTGATTAACCACCAGAACAAAGCCTTCGATCTGGCGAAGACCGTCGACGTAAACCACGGCAACTACTCCGCGATGATGGCCGATACCATTGCCCGCTTTAAAGAGGGTAAACCCGTCATCTATTACACCTGGACTCCGTACTGGGTGAGCGACGTGCTGAAGCCGGGCAAAGACGTGGTGTGGCTGCAGGTACCGTTCTCCTCCCTGCCAGGCGAGCAGAAAGATATCGACACTAAGCTGCCAAACGGCATGAATTACGGCTTCCCGGTAAACACCATGCATATTGTTGCCAACAAAGCCTGGGCAGAGAAAAACCCGGCGGCGGCAAAACTGTTTTCGGTGATGAAATTGCCGCTGGCGGACATCAACGCCCAGAATGCCATGATGCATGACGGAAAATCGTCTGAAGCGGATGTTAAAGGCCACGTCGACGGCTGGATCAAAGCCCACCAGAAACAGTTTGACGGTTGGTTGAAGGAGGCGCTGGACGCGCAGAAGTAA
- a CDS encoding MFS transporter, translating into MTKTTHGLSPALILLMSVATGLAVASNYYAQPLLDTIARAFNLSASSAGFIVTAAQLGYAAGLLFLVPLGDMFERRMLIVSMTLLAAGGMLITASSQSLTMMIIGTALTGLFSVVAQILVPLAATLASPEKRGKVVGTIMSGLLLGILLARTVAGLLASLGGWRTVYWVASVLMVAMALALWRGLPKVKPENHLNYPQLLASVFSLFTQDKLLRTRALLGCFTFANFSILWTSMAFLLASPPFNYSEGVIGLFGLAGAAGALGARPAGGLADKGKSHLTTSTGLVLLLLSWAAIWYGHTSVLALIVGILVLDLTVQGVHITNQTVIYRVKPEARNRLTAGYMTSYFIGGAAGSLISASAWQHAGWSGVCAIGAIVAALNLLVWWRGFHRQESIH; encoded by the coding sequence ATGACAAAAACAACTCACGGGCTTAGCCCGGCACTCATCCTTTTAATGTCCGTGGCAACGGGTCTGGCTGTCGCCAGTAACTACTACGCACAACCTCTGCTTGATACCATCGCCCGCGCGTTTAACCTCTCCGCCAGCTCAGCAGGTTTTATTGTCACCGCCGCACAGCTTGGCTACGCCGCAGGGCTGCTGTTCCTGGTACCGCTGGGCGATATGTTTGAACGCCGGATGTTGATTGTCTCCATGACCCTGTTGGCCGCAGGCGGGATGCTGATCACCGCCAGTAGTCAGTCGTTAACGATGATGATTATCGGCACCGCCCTGACGGGGTTGTTCTCTGTCGTGGCACAAATTCTGGTACCGCTCGCCGCCACGCTCGCCTCGCCGGAAAAACGCGGCAAAGTGGTAGGCACCATCATGAGCGGCCTGCTGCTGGGGATTTTACTGGCGCGTACCGTTGCGGGACTGCTGGCAAGCCTGGGTGGCTGGCGCACCGTTTACTGGGTAGCCAGCGTACTGATGGTGGCGATGGCGCTGGCGCTGTGGCGTGGGCTGCCAAAAGTGAAGCCGGAGAATCACCTGAACTACCCGCAGCTTCTCGCCTCGGTTTTCAGCCTCTTCACCCAGGATAAACTGCTACGCACCCGCGCGCTGCTGGGATGTTTCACCTTTGCTAACTTCAGTATTTTATGGACGTCAATGGCATTTCTCCTTGCCTCGCCGCCGTTTAACTATTCCGAAGGGGTGATTGGCCTGTTTGGTCTGGCTGGCGCGGCGGGCGCGCTGGGTGCGCGTCCGGCTGGCGGGCTGGCCGATAAAGGCAAATCCCACCTGACCACCTCCACCGGGCTGGTTTTACTGCTGCTTTCCTGGGCTGCTATCTGGTACGGACATACCTCTGTACTGGCGCTGATCGTCGGTATTCTGGTGCTCGACCTCACCGTGCAGGGTGTGCATATTACCAACCAGACCGTCATTTACCGCGTGAAGCCAGAGGCGCGTAACCGCCTTACTGCCGGGTATATGACCAGCTATTTTATCGGTGGTGCTGCGGGTTCATTAATTTCAGCTTCGGCGTGGCAGCACGCGGGCTGGTCAGGCGTATGTGCAATAGGGGCAATTGTGGCCGCACTGAATCTGCTGGTCTGGTGGCGTGGGTTTCATCGCCAGGAGTCAATCCACTAA
- a CDS encoding transcriptional regulator, with translation MDSSFTPIEQMLKFRASRHEDFPYQEILLTRLCMHMQGKLLDNRNKMLKAQGINETLFMALITLESQENHSIQPSELSCALGSSRTNATRIADELEKRGWIERRESDNDRRCLHLQLTEKGHEFLREVLPPQHNCLHKLWSALSTAERDQLEHITRKLLTRLDQMDEDGAILEALR, from the coding sequence ATGGATAGTTCGTTTACGCCCATTGAACAAATGCTTAAATTCCGCGCCAGTCGTCATGAGGACTTCCCGTATCAGGAAATCCTGCTGACCCGCCTGTGCATGCACATGCAGGGGAAGTTACTGGATAACCGTAATAAAATGCTGAAAGCTCAAGGGATTAACGAGACGTTGTTTATGGCGTTGATTACGCTGGAGTCTCAGGAAAACCACAGTATCCAGCCATCAGAGCTGAGCTGCGCGCTGGGTTCGTCCCGTACCAATGCCACCCGTATTGCTGATGAGCTGGAAAAACGCGGCTGGATTGAGCGCCGTGAAAGCGACAACGATCGCCGTTGTCTGCATTTGCAACTGACTGAAAAAGGTCATGAATTCCTGCGTGAGGTGTTACCACCTCAGCACAACTGTCTGCACAAACTCTGGTCTGCCCTCAGCACCGCCGAGCGCGACCAGCTTGAGCACATCACTCGCAAGCTGCTTACCCGTCTGGATCAGATGGATGAAGATGGCGCTATTCTTGAAGCGCTGCGCTAA
- a CDS encoding multidrug export protein EmrA → MSANAENATPQQPANKKGKRKSALLLLTLLFITIAVAYGIYWFLVLRHAEETDDAYVAGNQVQIMAQVSGSVTKVWADNTDFVQQGDVLVTLDPTDAQQAFEKAQTGLASSVRQTRQLMINSKQLQASIDVQKTALTQAQSDLNRRVPLGTANLIGREELQHARDAVASAQAQLDVAIQQYNANQAMVLGTSLENQPAVKQAATEVRNAWLALQRTKIVSPMTGYVSRRSVQPGAQISPTTPLMAVVPANNLWVDANFKETQLAHMRIGQTATVISDIYGDDVKYTGKVVGLDMGTGSAFSLLPAQNATGNWIKVVQRLPVRIELDAKQLADHPLRIGLSTLVTVDTANRDGQILASQVRSSPAYESNAREISLDPVNKLIDDIVKANAG, encoded by the coding sequence ATGAGCGCAAATGCGGAGAACGCAACCCCGCAGCAACCGGCCAACAAGAAAGGCAAACGTAAGAGCGCCCTTCTTCTGCTGACCTTGCTCTTTATTACTATTGCCGTGGCATATGGGATCTACTGGTTTTTAGTATTGCGTCATGCTGAAGAGACGGACGACGCATACGTGGCAGGGAACCAGGTACAAATTATGGCGCAGGTGTCGGGCAGCGTGACGAAAGTCTGGGCTGACAATACCGACTTTGTGCAACAAGGGGATGTGCTGGTTACACTCGACCCGACCGACGCCCAGCAGGCGTTTGAAAAAGCACAGACAGGGCTGGCTTCCAGCGTCCGTCAAACCCGCCAGCTGATGATCAACAGTAAACAGCTTCAGGCCAGCATTGATGTGCAAAAAACCGCGCTGACCCAGGCGCAGAGCGACCTCAATCGTCGTGTTCCTCTCGGCACCGCCAACCTGATTGGCCGCGAAGAGCTGCAACACGCCCGTGATGCCGTTGCCAGCGCACAGGCACAGCTGGATGTGGCGATCCAACAGTACAACGCCAACCAGGCGATGGTACTCGGTACCAGTCTGGAAAACCAACCGGCGGTAAAACAGGCGGCGACTGAAGTGCGCAACGCATGGCTTGCCCTGCAGCGTACCAAAATTGTCAGCCCAATGACCGGATACGTCTCCCGTCGTTCCGTCCAGCCAGGCGCACAGATTAGCCCAACAACACCGCTAATGGCGGTAGTACCGGCAAACAATCTGTGGGTGGATGCCAACTTCAAAGAGACGCAGCTTGCCCATATGCGTATCGGCCAGACGGCGACAGTTATCAGCGACATCTACGGTGATGACGTGAAGTACACCGGTAAAGTAGTGGGTCTGGATATGGGGACCGGCAGCGCCTTCTCCCTGCTGCCCGCGCAGAATGCCACCGGTAACTGGATCAAAGTGGTCCAGCGTCTGCCCGTGCGTATCGAGCTGGATGCAAAACAGCTCGCTGACCACCCGCTGCGTATTGGCCTCTCAACGCTGGTAACGGTTGATACTGCCAACCGCGATGGACAGATCCTGGCAAGCCAGGTACGTAGCAGCCCGGCTTATGAAAGTAACGCCCGTGAAATTAGCCTCGATCCGGTCAACAAACTGATCGATGACATCGTGAAGGCAAACGCCGGTTAA